In a genomic window of Saccharothrix sp. HUAS TT1:
- a CDS encoding ABC transporter permease yields the protein MTALALDRHRTARWLQEYGVYAAVAALLLFNIAFTANFLSIGNFRTQLVQAAPVCVVALGMALVIGTEGVDLSVGAVMALSAAVIPLYLGYGPLPAVAVALAAGLVAGAFNGVLVANLGVQPIVATLALLVGGRGLALVIADGQLTQLHDPAFLWLGSGDVLGVPVSVLAAGVFAVLVALLVGRTTFGRQLVAIGGNRAASALAGLPVRRVLIGVYVICGVLAAVAGVLSTARLSASDPADIGMLVELSAITAVVVGGTPLTGGRVRVLGTVMGALLMQLVAATLIKHDLPYSTAQMAQAAIIVGAVYLARERSSR from the coding sequence GTGACCGCGCTCGCGCTCGACCGCCACCGCACCGCGCGGTGGCTGCAGGAGTACGGCGTCTACGCGGCCGTAGCGGCGCTGCTGCTGTTCAACATCGCGTTCACGGCGAACTTCCTGTCCATCGGCAACTTCCGCACCCAGCTCGTGCAGGCCGCGCCGGTGTGCGTCGTGGCGCTCGGCATGGCGCTCGTCATCGGCACCGAGGGGGTGGACCTGTCGGTCGGCGCGGTGATGGCGCTGTCCGCCGCCGTCATCCCGCTCTACCTCGGCTACGGCCCGCTGCCCGCCGTGGCCGTCGCCCTGGCGGCGGGGCTCGTCGCGGGCGCGTTCAACGGCGTGCTCGTCGCGAACCTCGGCGTCCAGCCGATCGTGGCGACCCTGGCGCTGCTGGTCGGCGGCCGGGGCCTGGCCCTGGTGATCGCCGACGGGCAGCTCACCCAGCTGCACGACCCGGCGTTCCTGTGGCTGGGCAGCGGCGACGTGCTCGGCGTCCCGGTCAGCGTGCTCGCCGCCGGGGTGTTCGCGGTGCTCGTGGCCCTGCTGGTGGGGCGGACCACGTTCGGCAGGCAGCTGGTCGCGATCGGCGGCAACCGGGCGGCGTCCGCGCTGGCCGGCCTGCCGGTGCGGCGGGTGCTGATCGGCGTGTACGTGATCTGCGGCGTCCTGGCCGCGGTGGCGGGCGTGCTGTCCACCGCACGCCTGTCGGCGTCGGACCCGGCCGACATCGGCATGCTGGTGGAGCTGTCCGCCATCACCGCCGTGGTGGTCGGCGGCACGCCGTTGACCGGCGGCCGGGTCCGGGTGCTCGGCACCGTCATGGGCGCGCTGCTCATGCAGCTGGTCGCGGCCACGCTGATCAAGCACGACCTGCCCTACTCGACCGCGCAGATGGCGCAGGCCGCCATCATCGTCGGCGCGGTCTACCTGGCCCGTGAGCGGAGCAGCCGATGA
- a CDS encoding sugar ABC transporter ATP-binding protein, translating into MALEVSDVTKEFVGVRALDRVSFKVEPGEVHALVGENGAGKSTLIKVLTGVHRPTSGVLLHRGEPVVFTKPADARRAGISTIYQEVNLVPLMSVAGNLFLGREPRRWGLVDWRKVNADAAELLAGYGIVTDVRRPLGTLAVGAQQMVALARAVAAADDVDVVIMDEPTSSLEPREVETLFSVVRRLHERGTAIVYVSHRMDELYRICDRVTVLRDGRRVHTGPLADLSRLELVSMMLGRAVGDIREHGVTAFGEDHHAGREPVLQARGLTSGRRLRDVSVSIRPGEVVGLAGLLGSGRSETARAVIGALPLDSGDVLVGGRAVGSGVPGAMRAGIAMLAEDRKADGIVPTLSVRENIVLAALPRLSRFGVVSRAKQDRIVEAFVRRLRIKVSSPEQKVAELSGGNQQKVLLARWLCTQPEVLLLDEPTRGIDVGAKAEVQALIDELAGEGLAVLLISSELEELLDGADRIVVLKDGAVAGELVGDQVTQDNVLAAIAAGDTGTGES; encoded by the coding sequence ATGGCGCTGGAGGTCTCCGACGTCACCAAGGAGTTCGTGGGCGTCCGCGCCCTGGACCGGGTGTCGTTCAAGGTGGAGCCGGGGGAGGTGCACGCCCTGGTCGGCGAGAACGGCGCCGGCAAGTCCACCCTCATCAAGGTGCTGACGGGCGTGCACCGCCCCACCTCCGGCGTTCTGCTGCACCGCGGCGAGCCCGTGGTGTTCACCAAGCCCGCGGACGCGCGGCGGGCGGGCATCTCCACGATCTACCAGGAGGTGAACCTGGTGCCGCTGATGAGCGTGGCGGGCAACCTGTTCCTGGGTCGCGAGCCGCGCCGGTGGGGGCTGGTCGACTGGCGGAAGGTCAACGCCGACGCTGCCGAGCTGCTGGCCGGGTACGGCATCGTCACCGACGTCCGCCGCCCGCTGGGGACGCTCGCGGTCGGCGCGCAGCAGATGGTCGCGCTGGCGCGGGCGGTCGCGGCGGCGGACGACGTCGACGTGGTGATCATGGACGAGCCGACGTCGTCGTTGGAGCCGCGCGAGGTCGAGACGCTGTTCTCGGTCGTCCGGCGGCTGCACGAGCGCGGTACCGCGATCGTCTACGTCAGCCACCGGATGGACGAGCTGTACCGGATCTGCGACCGGGTCACCGTGCTGCGCGACGGCCGTCGCGTGCACACCGGGCCGCTGGCCGACCTGTCGCGGCTGGAACTGGTGTCCATGATGCTCGGCCGCGCGGTCGGCGACATCCGCGAGCACGGCGTGACCGCGTTCGGCGAGGACCACCACGCGGGCCGCGAGCCGGTGCTCCAGGCCAGGGGCCTGACCAGCGGTCGACGGCTGCGCGACGTGTCGGTGTCGATCCGGCCCGGCGAGGTCGTCGGCCTGGCCGGGCTGCTCGGCTCCGGCCGCTCGGAGACCGCGCGGGCCGTCATCGGCGCGCTGCCGCTGGACTCCGGCGACGTCCTGGTCGGCGGCAGGGCGGTCGGCTCCGGCGTGCCGGGCGCGATGCGGGCCGGGATCGCCATGCTCGCCGAGGACCGCAAGGCCGACGGCATCGTCCCCACCCTGTCGGTGCGGGAGAACATCGTGCTCGCCGCCCTGCCGCGGCTGTCCCGCTTCGGCGTGGTCAGCCGCGCGAAGCAGGACCGGATCGTGGAGGCGTTCGTCCGGCGGCTGCGGATCAAGGTGTCCAGCCCGGAGCAGAAGGTCGCCGAGCTGTCCGGCGGCAACCAGCAGAAGGTGCTGCTGGCCCGGTGGCTGTGCACGCAGCCGGAGGTGCTGCTGCTGGACGAGCCGACCCGCGGCATCGACGTGGGCGCGAAGGCCGAGGTGCAGGCGCTGATCGACGAGCTGGCCGGTGAGGGGCTCGCGGTGCTGCTGATCTCGTCGGAACTGGAGGAGCTGCTGGACGGCGCGGACCGGATCGTGGTGCTCAAGGACGGCGCGGTCGCGGGTGAGCTGGTCGGCGACCAGGTGACCCAGGACAACGTGCTCGCGGCGATCGCCGCCGGCGACACCGGGACGGGGGAGTCGTGA
- a CDS encoding ABC transporter substrate-binding protein, with amino-acid sequence MSQLVRAGAALAAVTLLMTACTAREGQNAPSGSAGPAASAAATQSSGTGCSRERTGYPRVDVKDAVIGFSQSEKEANPFRIAETRSIRDEAAKLGVPEDKLLVTNAQSDLNKQISDIKSLLDRGAQLLVVAPLNSDGLQPALDAAKAKQVPVVTVDRKVNSKPCEDYLTFIGSDFVDQGKRAAEAMAKATGGTGKVAILLGSSGNNVTVDRTKGFKDNLPAGLTVVAEQTGEFDRSKGQTVMEQLIQSNPDITAVYAENDEMGIGAVTALRAAGKTPGEDVKVVSVDGTRNAVQLVADGAYNAVIESNPRFGPLAFQTLQDFADGKAIPENVIISDDQYDESNATAKLGNAY; translated from the coding sequence ATGTCGCAGCTCGTCCGCGCCGGCGCCGCCCTGGCGGCGGTGACCCTCCTGATGACCGCCTGCACCGCCCGCGAGGGCCAGAACGCCCCCAGCGGCAGCGCCGGCCCCGCCGCGTCGGCCGCCGCCACCCAGTCGTCCGGAACGGGGTGCTCCCGGGAGCGGACCGGCTACCCGCGGGTCGACGTCAAGGACGCCGTCATCGGGTTCTCCCAGTCGGAGAAGGAAGCCAACCCGTTCCGCATCGCCGAGACCCGGTCCATCCGGGACGAGGCCGCGAAGCTCGGCGTCCCCGAGGACAAGCTGCTGGTCACCAACGCGCAGAGCGACCTGAACAAGCAGATCAGCGACATCAAGTCGCTGCTGGACCGGGGCGCGCAGCTGCTGGTCGTCGCACCGCTGAACTCCGACGGCCTCCAGCCCGCGCTCGACGCCGCCAAGGCCAAGCAGGTCCCGGTCGTCACGGTCGACCGCAAGGTCAACTCCAAGCCCTGCGAGGACTACCTCACGTTCATCGGCTCCGACTTCGTCGACCAGGGCAAGCGCGCCGCCGAGGCGATGGCGAAGGCGACCGGCGGGACCGGCAAGGTGGCGATCCTGCTCGGCTCGTCGGGCAACAACGTCACCGTCGACCGCACCAAGGGCTTCAAGGACAACCTGCCCGCGGGCCTGACCGTGGTCGCCGAGCAGACCGGCGAGTTCGACCGCTCCAAGGGCCAGACCGTGATGGAGCAGCTGATCCAGTCCAACCCGGACATCACCGCCGTGTACGCGGAGAACGACGAGATGGGCATCGGCGCGGTCACCGCGCTGCGCGCCGCGGGCAAGACCCCCGGCGAGGACGTCAAGGTCGTGTCGGTCGACGGCACGCGCAACGCCGTGCAGCTCGTCGCCGACGGCGCCTACAACGCGGTGATCGAGTCCAACCCGCGGTTCGGCCCGCTGGCCTTCCAGACGTTGCAGGACTTCGCCGACGGCAAGGCCATCCCGGAGAACGTCATCATCTCCGACGACCAGTACGACGAGTCCAACGCCACCGCCAAGCTGGGGAACGCGTACTGA
- a CDS encoding LacI family DNA-binding transcriptional regulator: protein MATLKDVAALAGVSVKTVSNVVNGHAFVKAENRRRVEEALIATGYRPNLGARNLRRGRTGFLALVLPELGIPYFAELAGLVLRAAQEHEWNVLIEQTLGTRQGERATLASLGAHLIDGAIVSPEALLEGDFAALAPGIPVVMLGEHTVDLPIDRVGIDNVRAAEEAVRHLVGLGRTRIAAIGAHPYRDTAAQRLRGYRSALAAAGLPVRDELVATALNYHRGDGATAMARLLALPEPPDAVFCFNDLLAVGALRTAAEHGRRVPEDVAVVGFDNNEEGAFGRPSLTTVAPDKVAIAEAAVDLLRKRVEDTALTPEEVRTPFRLVVRESTGG from the coding sequence TTGGCCACGCTGAAGGACGTCGCCGCCCTCGCGGGCGTGTCGGTGAAGACGGTGTCGAACGTGGTCAACGGCCATGCCTTCGTCAAGGCCGAGAACCGACGCCGCGTCGAGGAGGCCCTGATCGCCACCGGCTACCGGCCCAACCTCGGCGCGCGGAACCTGCGTCGCGGGCGCACCGGTTTCCTCGCCCTGGTCCTGCCCGAGCTGGGCATCCCCTACTTCGCCGAGCTGGCCGGGCTGGTGCTGCGGGCCGCCCAGGAGCACGAGTGGAACGTGCTGATCGAGCAGACGCTCGGCACCCGCCAGGGCGAGCGCGCGACCCTGGCGTCGCTGGGCGCGCACCTGATCGACGGCGCGATCGTCAGCCCGGAGGCGTTGCTGGAGGGCGACTTCGCCGCGCTCGCGCCCGGCATACCCGTGGTGATGCTCGGCGAGCACACCGTGGACCTGCCCATCGACCGGGTCGGCATCGACAACGTCCGCGCGGCCGAGGAGGCGGTGCGCCACCTGGTGGGGCTCGGGCGCACCCGGATCGCGGCGATCGGCGCGCACCCGTACCGGGACACGGCGGCGCAACGCCTGCGCGGCTACCGGTCGGCGCTGGCCGCGGCCGGGTTGCCGGTGCGGGACGAACTGGTGGCGACCGCCCTGAACTACCACCGCGGCGACGGCGCGACGGCCATGGCGCGGCTGCTGGCGCTGCCCGAACCGCCGGACGCGGTGTTCTGCTTCAACGACCTGCTGGCCGTCGGCGCGCTGCGGACGGCGGCCGAGCACGGGCGGCGGGTGCCGGAGGACGTGGCCGTGGTCGGGTTCGACAACAACGAGGAAGGCGCCTTCGGACGTCCGTCGCTGACCACCGTCGCGCCCGACAAGGTCGCCATCGCCGAGGCCGCCGTCGACCTGCTGCGCAAGCGGGTGGAGGACACCGCCCTGACGCCGGAGGAGGTGCGGACGCCGTTCCGGCTGGTGGTCCGGGAGA